The proteins below come from a single Rhinoderma darwinii isolate aRhiDar2 chromosome 12 unlocalized genomic scaffold, aRhiDar2.hap1 SUPER_12_unloc_5, whole genome shotgun sequence genomic window:
- the LOC142698172 gene encoding protein kinase C-like 1 — protein sequence MASNGHGEDSEKREEEKRKREEDSVTGFKKMTKKRRGAKDRGLEDEEPRPGSSQDPGTSSPYARLTISCFTIHQVLGRGSFGKVVLASVPGRNTYMAVKMITKRDNTDEIMRERRILLAARHCPFLCHLYAAHQSEERAFFITEYLSGGSLEALIRMCGCLNIGNVRRVNNQETEGGGKKKR from the exons atggcgtccaatggacatggagaagacagcgagaagagagaagaggagaagagaaagagggaggaggacagcgtcaccggattcaagaagatgacgaagaagaggagaggagccaaggacagaggattggaggatgaggagccaagacctgggagcagccaagaccctggaacatccagcccctatgccaggcttaccatcagctgcttcaccatccaccaggtcctgggtaggggcagctttggcaaa gtggtcctggcatcagtccccggccgaaacacctacatggccgtaaaaatgatcaccaaacgggacaatacggacgaaattatgagagagcggcggatactcctagcggccagacactgcccgttcctatgccacctctatgccgcacatcaatctgaggagcgggcattttttatcacggagtatctgtccggtggcagcctggaggctttgatcaggatgtgcggctgcttgaacatcggcaacgtaaggcgagtaaataatcaggagactgaggggggtggaaagaagaaaaggtga